From one Stigmatopora nigra isolate UIUO_SnigA chromosome 8, RoL_Snig_1.1, whole genome shotgun sequence genomic stretch:
- the neu4 gene encoding sialidase-4 isoform X2, whose amino-acid sequence MSPTTMRTPYFPARSVLFRQEPNGVTYRIPALLYLPRCSSFLAFCEERLSPSDSQAHLLVMKRGTFLRNYVEWEGLQVLGTAYLPGHRSMNPCPVYDDFTGTVFLFFIAILGHVSESFQLATGKNLARLCFVSSTDNGVTWSPATDLTQQVIGDTIKEWATFALGPGHGIQLKSGRLLIPAYAYHIDCKHCFGKWCQTTPRAFCFHSDTHGLTWSFGETIPGPESVECQVVCVDEEDGTNFLYCNARSQLGFRVQAISLDNGATFQEGQLVQRLMEPRNGCHGSVVGFPAPLQLSSNPQSSHKTGSPNFITPTCVVYSHPTQTSARKDLGIFLSIHPRDPDSWCGPWIIYEGPCAYSDLAYVELPPSANSPPAMAFACLFECGTRTPCDEICFSIFTLYELIHNLPQGLNVLSEDGNKQGETEVNASIVHMKKRKKLGDLCTLS is encoded by the exons A TGAGCCCCACCACAATGAGAACACCATATTTCCCAGCGAGGTCGGTCCTTTTCCGCCAGGAGCCCAATGGGGTGACCTACCGAATTCCGGCATTGCTCTACCTGCCACGCTGCAGCTCTTTCCTGGCCTTCTGTGAGGAACGCCTCAGCCCGTCTGACTCCCAGGCTCACCTGCTGGTCATGAAGAGAGGGACTTTCTTAAGAAACTATGTTGAG TGGGAAGGTCTGCAAGTTCTTGGCACGGCGTATCTGCCAGGTCACCGCTCCATGAACCCTTGCCCCGTGTACGATGACTTCACGGGCACCGTCTTTTTGTTCTTCATTGCCATTCTGGGCCACGTGAGCGAGTCCTTCCAGTTGGCCACTGGCAAGAACTTGGCACGCCTCTGCTTCGTCTCCAGCACAGACAATGGCGTTACGTGGAGTCCGGCTACTGATCTCACACAGCAAGTTATAGGAGATACCATCAAAG AATGGGCCACTTTTGCACTGGGACCAGGCCACGGAATCCAGCTCAAGTCCGGACGCCTCCTCATACCCGCCTACGCCTACCACATCGATTGCAAGCATTGCTTTGGAAAGTGGTGTCAGACGACCCCACGTGCCTTCTGCTTCCACAGCGACACCCACGGGCTAACCTGGAGTTTCGGGGAGACCATCCCGGGCCCGGAGAGTGTAGAGTGCCAGGTGGTGTGTGTGGACGAGGAAGATGGGACCAACTTCTTGTACTGCAACGCTCGTAGCCAGTTGGGATTCAGGGTGCAGGCCATAAGTTTGGACAATGGAGCCACATTTCAAGAGGGTCAGCTGGTCCAGAGGTTGATGGAACCTCGGAATGGATGTCACGGGAGCGTGGTGGGCTTTCCAGCTCCACTACAGTTGAGCTCCAATCCTCAATCATCCCACAAAACCGGCTCTCCAAATTTCATAACCCCCACCTGCGTGGTGTACTCCCACCCGACACAGACCAGCGCCCGCAAGGATCTAGGCATTTTTCTAAGTATTCATCCCCGCGACCCCGACAGTTGGTGCGGGCCATGGATAATCTACGAGGGTCCCTGCGCTTACTCCGACTTGGCATACGTGGAGCTGCCGCCCTCGGCCAACTCCCCACCCGCTATGGCCTTCGCCTGCTTGTTCGAGTGTGGCACCAGGACGCCCTGTGATGAGATCTGCTTCAGCATCTTCACCCTCTATGAGCTTATCCACAATCTCCCGCAAGGCTTGAACGTCCTAAGCGAGGATGGTAACAAGCAGGGGGAGACCGAAGTCAACGCTAGCATTGTACACATGAAGAAGCGGAAAAAGCTTGGTGACCTTTGCACTTTgtcttaa
- the neu4 gene encoding sialidase-4 isoform X1, translating to MQKLYPFNLTFTVSPTTMRTPYFPARSVLFRQEPNGVTYRIPALLYLPRCSSFLAFCEERLSPSDSQAHLLVMKRGTFLRNYVEWEGLQVLGTAYLPGHRSMNPCPVYDDFTGTVFLFFIAILGHVSESFQLATGKNLARLCFVSSTDNGVTWSPATDLTQQVIGDTIKEWATFALGPGHGIQLKSGRLLIPAYAYHIDCKHCFGKWCQTTPRAFCFHSDTHGLTWSFGETIPGPESVECQVVCVDEEDGTNFLYCNARSQLGFRVQAISLDNGATFQEGQLVQRLMEPRNGCHGSVVGFPAPLQLSSNPQSSHKTGSPNFITPTCVVYSHPTQTSARKDLGIFLSIHPRDPDSWCGPWIIYEGPCAYSDLAYVELPPSANSPPAMAFACLFECGTRTPCDEICFSIFTLYELIHNLPQGLNVLSEDGNKQGETEVNASIVHMKKRKKLGDLCTLS from the exons ATGCAAAAACTGTATCCATTCAACTTGACATTTACAGTGAGCCCCACCACAATGAGAACACCATATTTCCCAGCGAGGTCGGTCCTTTTCCGCCAGGAGCCCAATGGGGTGACCTACCGAATTCCGGCATTGCTCTACCTGCCACGCTGCAGCTCTTTCCTGGCCTTCTGTGAGGAACGCCTCAGCCCGTCTGACTCCCAGGCTCACCTGCTGGTCATGAAGAGAGGGACTTTCTTAAGAAACTATGTTGAG TGGGAAGGTCTGCAAGTTCTTGGCACGGCGTATCTGCCAGGTCACCGCTCCATGAACCCTTGCCCCGTGTACGATGACTTCACGGGCACCGTCTTTTTGTTCTTCATTGCCATTCTGGGCCACGTGAGCGAGTCCTTCCAGTTGGCCACTGGCAAGAACTTGGCACGCCTCTGCTTCGTCTCCAGCACAGACAATGGCGTTACGTGGAGTCCGGCTACTGATCTCACACAGCAAGTTATAGGAGATACCATCAAAG AATGGGCCACTTTTGCACTGGGACCAGGCCACGGAATCCAGCTCAAGTCCGGACGCCTCCTCATACCCGCCTACGCCTACCACATCGATTGCAAGCATTGCTTTGGAAAGTGGTGTCAGACGACCCCACGTGCCTTCTGCTTCCACAGCGACACCCACGGGCTAACCTGGAGTTTCGGGGAGACCATCCCGGGCCCGGAGAGTGTAGAGTGCCAGGTGGTGTGTGTGGACGAGGAAGATGGGACCAACTTCTTGTACTGCAACGCTCGTAGCCAGTTGGGATTCAGGGTGCAGGCCATAAGTTTGGACAATGGAGCCACATTTCAAGAGGGTCAGCTGGTCCAGAGGTTGATGGAACCTCGGAATGGATGTCACGGGAGCGTGGTGGGCTTTCCAGCTCCACTACAGTTGAGCTCCAATCCTCAATCATCCCACAAAACCGGCTCTCCAAATTTCATAACCCCCACCTGCGTGGTGTACTCCCACCCGACACAGACCAGCGCCCGCAAGGATCTAGGCATTTTTCTAAGTATTCATCCCCGCGACCCCGACAGTTGGTGCGGGCCATGGATAATCTACGAGGGTCCCTGCGCTTACTCCGACTTGGCATACGTGGAGCTGCCGCCCTCGGCCAACTCCCCACCCGCTATGGCCTTCGCCTGCTTGTTCGAGTGTGGCACCAGGACGCCCTGTGATGAGATCTGCTTCAGCATCTTCACCCTCTATGAGCTTATCCACAATCTCCCGCAAGGCTTGAACGTCCTAAGCGAGGATGGTAACAAGCAGGGGGAGACCGAAGTCAACGCTAGCATTGTACACATGAAGAAGCGGAAAAAGCTTGGTGACCTTTGCACTTTgtcttaa
- the neu4 gene encoding sialidase-4 isoform X3, with the protein MRTPYFPARSVLFRQEPNGVTYRIPALLYLPRCSSFLAFCEERLSPSDSQAHLLVMKRGTFLRNYVEWEGLQVLGTAYLPGHRSMNPCPVYDDFTGTVFLFFIAILGHVSESFQLATGKNLARLCFVSSTDNGVTWSPATDLTQQVIGDTIKEWATFALGPGHGIQLKSGRLLIPAYAYHIDCKHCFGKWCQTTPRAFCFHSDTHGLTWSFGETIPGPESVECQVVCVDEEDGTNFLYCNARSQLGFRVQAISLDNGATFQEGQLVQRLMEPRNGCHGSVVGFPAPLQLSSNPQSSHKTGSPNFITPTCVVYSHPTQTSARKDLGIFLSIHPRDPDSWCGPWIIYEGPCAYSDLAYVELPPSANSPPAMAFACLFECGTRTPCDEICFSIFTLYELIHNLPQGLNVLSEDGNKQGETEVNASIVHMKKRKKLGDLCTLS; encoded by the exons ATGAGAACACCATATTTCCCAGCGAGGTCGGTCCTTTTCCGCCAGGAGCCCAATGGGGTGACCTACCGAATTCCGGCATTGCTCTACCTGCCACGCTGCAGCTCTTTCCTGGCCTTCTGTGAGGAACGCCTCAGCCCGTCTGACTCCCAGGCTCACCTGCTGGTCATGAAGAGAGGGACTTTCTTAAGAAACTATGTTGAG TGGGAAGGTCTGCAAGTTCTTGGCACGGCGTATCTGCCAGGTCACCGCTCCATGAACCCTTGCCCCGTGTACGATGACTTCACGGGCACCGTCTTTTTGTTCTTCATTGCCATTCTGGGCCACGTGAGCGAGTCCTTCCAGTTGGCCACTGGCAAGAACTTGGCACGCCTCTGCTTCGTCTCCAGCACAGACAATGGCGTTACGTGGAGTCCGGCTACTGATCTCACACAGCAAGTTATAGGAGATACCATCAAAG AATGGGCCACTTTTGCACTGGGACCAGGCCACGGAATCCAGCTCAAGTCCGGACGCCTCCTCATACCCGCCTACGCCTACCACATCGATTGCAAGCATTGCTTTGGAAAGTGGTGTCAGACGACCCCACGTGCCTTCTGCTTCCACAGCGACACCCACGGGCTAACCTGGAGTTTCGGGGAGACCATCCCGGGCCCGGAGAGTGTAGAGTGCCAGGTGGTGTGTGTGGACGAGGAAGATGGGACCAACTTCTTGTACTGCAACGCTCGTAGCCAGTTGGGATTCAGGGTGCAGGCCATAAGTTTGGACAATGGAGCCACATTTCAAGAGGGTCAGCTGGTCCAGAGGTTGATGGAACCTCGGAATGGATGTCACGGGAGCGTGGTGGGCTTTCCAGCTCCACTACAGTTGAGCTCCAATCCTCAATCATCCCACAAAACCGGCTCTCCAAATTTCATAACCCCCACCTGCGTGGTGTACTCCCACCCGACACAGACCAGCGCCCGCAAGGATCTAGGCATTTTTCTAAGTATTCATCCCCGCGACCCCGACAGTTGGTGCGGGCCATGGATAATCTACGAGGGTCCCTGCGCTTACTCCGACTTGGCATACGTGGAGCTGCCGCCCTCGGCCAACTCCCCACCCGCTATGGCCTTCGCCTGCTTGTTCGAGTGTGGCACCAGGACGCCCTGTGATGAGATCTGCTTCAGCATCTTCACCCTCTATGAGCTTATCCACAATCTCCCGCAAGGCTTGAACGTCCTAAGCGAGGATGGTAACAAGCAGGGGGAGACCGAAGTCAACGCTAGCATTGTACACATGAAGAAGCGGAAAAAGCTTGGTGACCTTTGCACTTTgtcttaa